The Candidatus Binatia bacterium genomic sequence TGCCTTCGCCGTTGAGCGTCGCGCGCACGACGGCGCCGTCTCTCGCCAGCGAAACGACCTTCGTATTGAGCAGGATCTCGATGCCCTGCCGCTTGAGGATCCGGCCGAGCGTCTTGCCGATCTCGAGATCGGTTCCGGTGAGAATCTGCGGCATCATCTCGACGACGAGGACTTCGGCGCCCATGCGTCCGTACACCGTCGCGAACTCGAGGCCGATGACGCCGCCGCCGATCACGAGCAGGCGCTTGGGAATTCGAGCGAGGCGCACGGCGTCGTCGGAGTTGACGATCGCGTGGCCGTCGCGCGGCCACGCCTTGACGTCGACGGGGGCCGATCCCGTTGCGATGACGATCTCGTTCGCGACGATCGTATCGGTGCCGCCCTCGCGCTTGACCTCCAACTCGGTCGGCGATTTGAACGATGCCTCGCCGCGAATGAACTCGACGCCGTTGGCTTTGAAGAGCGTCTTGACGCCGCCGACGTTCGCGGTGACGACGTCGTTCTTAAACTTTGCGACCGCTTCGCGGTCGACTTCGGCTTTCGGCACCCGCAGGCCGATCGCGTCGGCGCGCTCGATGTGGCGAATCACCTCGCCGACGTGCAGCAGCGCTTTCGTCGGGATGCAGCCCCAGTTGAGGCAGACGCCGCCGACCTCGTCGCGGTCGATGCAGATGACTCTCTTGCCCAACTGGGCCAGACGGATGGCGGCGTGATAGCCGCCGGGCCCGGCGCCGATGACGGCGACGTCCACGCGATGTTCTGCCGAAGTGCTCATACGCCGGGTTTTCGCTGAAGCGGCAGCGTTCCCCAGGGCTTACGCGAAATGGCGTCATCCAGTGTCGCGAATTGGATGGGCCGGCCTGCTTCCCAAGCTCGACCGGGAGTCGATCGTCCCGCTCTATCGCCAGATTTACGAGCACCTGCGGGAGTCGATTCTGGCCGGGACCCTCCCCGAGTCGACCCGGCTGCCGCCCGAACGGACGATGGCGCAGCGGCTCTCGGTCAACCGAAGTACGATCGTCCACGCCTATCGCGAGCTGGTCGGCGAGGGGCTCATCGAACAGCGGGTCGGCTCCGGTTCGAGGGTCGTTCATCAGTTGCGCGGCGGCCAGCCCGAGCGCGCCGCCGGCGTTCCGTGGTGGGTGACGCTTCCGCCGTGGCGCGTCGGCGAGTTTCCCAACGTCCTCGGCGAGCTCGCCGCGAAGCCCGAGCCCGGACGCATATCGTTCGTACAGGGCGTCGCGCCGAACGAACCTTCGCCGCTCGCCGAACTGGCGAAATCGTTCGGCCGGGTCGCCCGCGATCCGCGCTTCGTCCTCTCGTACGGCGATTCGGAGGGGTACGAGCCGCTGCGGACGGCGATCGCCGCGCGAATGCGCGCGCGCGGCGCGGCCTCGGTTGCGCCGGGCGCCATCATCATCCTCACCGGCTCGACGCAAGGCATTGCGATTGTCGCGCAGAGTCTCGCGGAGCCGGGCGACGAGATCATCGTCGAATCGCCGTCGTATCCGGGCGCGCTGCAAGTCTTTCAGATCAACGGACTGCGCGCGATTCCGGTGCCGGTGGACGACGACGGCATGCGCGTGGACCACGTCGAGGCGGTGCTGCGCACGCGGCGTCCGCGCTTCATCTACACGATGCCGTCGCTGCACAACCCGACGAACGCGTCCATGAACGCGGATCGCCGCGAGCGGCTCGCGACGATCGCGCGGCGCGCCGGCGTTCCGATCGTCGAGGACGACCCGTACGGGCCGCTGGGACCGCCGGGGACGCCGCTCGTCGCGCTCGCGCCCGACCACGTCGTCTACATCTCGACCTTCTCGAAGACGATCGCGCCGAGCTTGCGCGTCGGATGGCTCGCCGCGCCGCGCACGATCCTCGAGCGGCTCTTGCTGCGCAAACAGGCCTACGACATGGCGACGAGCCTCTACGTGCAGGCCGCCGTCGCCGATTATCTCGAGCGTGGATACGACGCGCACGTCGAGCAGCTACGCAAAGAGCTGCTCGAACGGCGGGCGCTCGCCGACGAGGCGATCGCGGCGCGCTGGCCGGCGGGGCTGAAGATCAGCCGCCCGTCGGGCGGCTTCTATCTTTGGGCCTCGACGCCGCGCGAACTGCGAGCGCGCGCGCTGCTCGACGCGTCGGAGCGTCTCGGCGCATCGTTCCTCTTCGGGGAGGCCTTCTTTGCGAACTCCGGCGGCGACCACTACTTTCGGCTCGCGCTCACGGCGGTCGCGCGCGACGAGATCGCGGAAGGCATCCGGCGCATCGGACAGGCGATCGCGACGCTGCGGTCGTGACCGGCCTGCAGCGCCGGCTCCTGCGCTGGTATAGCCGCCACGGCCGCGCGGATCTGCCGTGGCGCGTCGTACGCGACCCGTATCGGACGGTCGTCAGCGAGTTCATGGCCGTCCAGACGCAGGTCGGCCGGGTCGCGATCAAGTTCGCCTCGTTCGTCGAGCGCTTTCCGGATTTTAGATCGCTCGCCGCCGCCTCGACCGCCGACGTCGTCCGCGAGTGGAGGGGCTTGGGCTATAACTCGCGGGCGGTGCGCCTGCGCGAACTCGCAAAAATCATCATCGAACGCCACGGCGGCGCGCTTCCTACCGAGCGCGACGTGCTGCGCGCGCTTCCCGGCGTAGGCCCGTACACCGCGGCGGCGGTGCGAGTCTTCGCGCACGGCATCGACGACGCGCCGGTGGACGTCAACGTGCGCAGGATCGTCCAGCGGCTGTGCTTCGGCTTGGAGTACCCTCGTGCGGCGGCGCCTCGAGCGATCGAGGAGCGAGCGCGCGCGCTCGTTCCGCGCGGCAGAGCGCACGACTGGATCTCCGCGCTGATGGATTTGGGGACGACGCTCTGCACGGCGCGCGCGCCAAAGTGCCCGGTCTGTCCGCTGGCCGCCGACTGCGCGGCAGCACCGGTAGACGCAGCGGCGCTCGAGCGCCTGCGCAAGGCGAAGCGCCGGCGTGGCGCGCAGGGCGCGACGCCGTTCGAGCGCAGCAGCCGGTACGCGCGCGGCCGGATCGTCGACCGCCTGCGCGACTTGCCCGCCGGCGAGCGCATCTCGCTGCTCGATCTGCAGCGCGAGCTTCGCCCGTCGCTGCAGGGCCGGTCGCTGAACGAGCTGCGCGGCTTCGTCGAGGCCCTCGAACGCGACGGTCTCGTCACGCGCGACGGAAACGGCGTCGCCTTGCGAGAATGACGGCGCCGTGCCCCGCATTCCGTTTCCGAAGAAGAAGGTGCCGCGCAGCGTCGCAATCGAGGAACTCGCGATTCTGGAGC encodes the following:
- the lpdA gene encoding dihydrolipoyl dehydrogenase, with the translated sequence MSTSAEHRVDVAVIGAGPGGYHAAIRLAQLGKRVICIDRDEVGGVCLNWGCIPTKALLHVGEVIRHIERADAIGLRVPKAEVDREAVAKFKNDVVTANVGGVKTLFKANGVEFIRGEASFKSPTELEVKREGGTDTIVANEIVIATGSAPVDVKAWPRDGHAIVNSDDAVRLARIPKRLLVIGGGVIGLEFATVYGRMGAEVLVVEMMPQILTGTDLEIGKTLGRILKRQGIEILLNTKVVSLARDGAVVRATLNGEGTGSKDQTDEFDMVLVAVGRRPVTDNLNLKAAGLDVDDRGFIAVDRQQRTKVANIFALGDVTGQPLLAHRAMKQGVVAAEAINGDRSAAFDPAAVPNCVYTDPEVATVGLSEEEAKAAGYEVRVGKFPLSASGRARTMNESEGLIKLVADKKTDLLLGMHIVAPQAESLIGEGLIALEMGATLEDIGLSVHPHPTFTEGIMDAAEAAHGKAIHILNPKPKTPVGA
- a CDS encoding PLP-dependent aminotransferase family protein; the encoded protein is MSRIGWAGLLPKLDRESIVPLYRQIYEHLRESILAGTLPESTRLPPERTMAQRLSVNRSTIVHAYRELVGEGLIEQRVGSGSRVVHQLRGGQPERAAGVPWWVTLPPWRVGEFPNVLGELAAKPEPGRISFVQGVAPNEPSPLAELAKSFGRVARDPRFVLSYGDSEGYEPLRTAIAARMRARGAASVAPGAIIILTGSTQGIAIVAQSLAEPGDEIIVESPSYPGALQVFQINGLRAIPVPVDDDGMRVDHVEAVLRTRRPRFIYTMPSLHNPTNASMNADRRERLATIARRAGVPIVEDDPYGPLGPPGTPLVALAPDHVVYISTFSKTIAPSLRVGWLAAPRTILERLLLRKQAYDMATSLYVQAAVADYLERGYDAHVEQLRKELLERRALADEAIAARWPAGLKISRPSGGFYLWASTPRELRARALLDASERLGASFLFGEAFFANSGGDHYFRLALTAVARDEIAEGIRRIGQAIATLRS
- a CDS encoding A/G-specific adenine glycosylase; the encoded protein is MTGLQRRLLRWYSRHGRADLPWRVVRDPYRTVVSEFMAVQTQVGRVAIKFASFVERFPDFRSLAAASTADVVREWRGLGYNSRAVRLRELAKIIIERHGGALPTERDVLRALPGVGPYTAAAVRVFAHGIDDAPVDVNVRRIVQRLCFGLEYPRAAAPRAIEERARALVPRGRAHDWISALMDLGTTLCTARAPKCPVCPLAADCAAAPVDAAALERLRKAKRRRGAQGATPFERSSRYARGRIVDRLRDLPAGERISLLDLQRELRPSLQGRSLNELRGFVEALERDGLVTRDGNGVALRE